Proteins encoded within one genomic window of Amorphoplanes friuliensis DSM 7358:
- a CDS encoding MarR family winged helix-turn-helix transcriptional regulator, which translates to MAGTENTTGLEQMICFDLYAASRAMTGLYRPALDALGLTYPQYVALRVIWHRDNLTVRELGAALQLDSGTLSPLLKRLETQGLIQRRRGTDDERTVRISTTAQGSALQQRVADLPERLACALDLTLDESTQLHHLLGRIRGTAAATTI; encoded by the coding sequence ATGGCAGGCACCGAGAACACCACGGGACTCGAGCAGATGATCTGCTTCGACCTCTACGCCGCCTCCCGCGCCATGACCGGCCTCTACCGGCCCGCGCTCGACGCACTCGGGCTCACCTACCCCCAGTACGTCGCCCTCCGCGTCATCTGGCACCGGGACAACCTCACCGTGCGCGAGCTCGGCGCCGCCCTGCAGCTCGACAGCGGCACCCTCTCGCCCCTGCTCAAACGCCTCGAGACCCAGGGCCTCATCCAGCGCCGGCGCGGCACCGACGACGAACGCACCGTCCGGATCAGCACCACCGCGCAAGGTTCCGCACTCCAGCAGCGGGTAGCAGACCTGCCGGAACGCCTCGCCTGCGCACTCGACCTCACGCTCGACGAGTCCACCCAGCTCCACCACCTGCTCGGCCGCATCCGCGGCACCGCAGCAGCCACCACCATCTGA
- a CDS encoding VOC family protein, whose protein sequence is MEITIHSSFLPHTDPEASLAFYRDTLGFEVRLDVGYEGMRWLTVGPPGQPSTAIVLHPPNVDPGVTEDERRTITEMMAKGTYAGVNLATTDLDETFKRVEASNAEVVQEPTNQPYGVRDCAFRDPAGNMIRIQELA, encoded by the coding sequence ATGGAAATCACGATCCACTCGAGCTTCCTGCCCCACACCGACCCGGAAGCCTCCCTGGCCTTCTACCGCGACACCCTCGGCTTCGAAGTACGCCTCGACGTCGGCTACGAAGGCATGCGCTGGCTCACCGTCGGCCCACCCGGCCAGCCCTCCACCGCCATCGTCCTGCACCCACCGAACGTCGACCCGGGTGTGACCGAAGACGAACGCCGCACCATCACCGAAATGATGGCCAAGGGCACCTACGCCGGCGTCAACCTGGCCACCACGGACCTCGACGAAACCTTCAAACGGGTAGAAGCCAGCAACGCTGAGGTAGTTCAGGAACCCACCAACCAGCCCTACGGCGTCCGCGACTGCGCCTTCCGCGACCCCGCCGGCAACATGATCCGCATCCAGGAACTGGCCTGA
- a CDS encoding organic hydroperoxide resistance protein has translation MQAVYTASATATGDGRGGHTRSSDGVLDLDLAVPKEMGGPGGAHSNPEQLFAAGYAACFHSALKLVAGKQKITLTDTAITVDVGIGPNGQGGFGLTVAIEAELPGLDEATAQSLLEAAHQVCPYSNATRGNVDVALTVA, from the coding sequence ATGCAGGCTGTCTACACCGCCTCGGCGACCGCCACCGGCGACGGACGCGGCGGGCACACCCGCTCCAGCGACGGCGTCCTCGACCTCGACCTCGCCGTCCCCAAGGAGATGGGCGGCCCCGGCGGCGCCCACAGCAACCCCGAGCAGCTCTTCGCCGCCGGCTACGCCGCCTGTTTCCACAGCGCCCTCAAGCTGGTCGCCGGCAAGCAGAAGATCACCCTCACCGACACGGCCATCACCGTCGACGTCGGCATCGGCCCCAACGGCCAGGGCGGCTTCGGCCTCACCGTCGCCATCGAGGCCGAGCTCCCCGGCCTCGACGAAGCCACCGCACAGAGCCTGCTCGAGGCCGCCCACCAGGTGTGCCCGTACTCCAACGCGACCCGCGGCAACGTCGACGTCGCCCTGACGGTGGCCTGA
- a CDS encoding TetR/AcrR family transcriptional regulator has protein sequence MDAVAPPRRVRADAERSTARILEAAETVLATEPTASLERIGDEAGLARATVHRRFASRQALIDALISRLNDRYLLAFEQARVRTAPPLVALHRLTEIVFELKLSHRFTVALATGLSPEVETELDQLFTRLHDSGAITAPGTLWRRRIYLSLIHEVAELPADTPELTDGGGTPGARSDLLVRTFLGALNG, from the coding sequence ATGGACGCCGTCGCACCGCCCCGCCGGGTACGCGCCGATGCCGAGCGCAGCACCGCCCGCATCCTCGAAGCCGCCGAGACCGTGCTCGCCACCGAACCGACCGCCTCCCTCGAACGCATCGGCGACGAGGCCGGCCTCGCCCGCGCCACCGTCCACCGCCGCTTCGCCTCCCGGCAGGCCCTCATCGACGCCCTGATCAGCCGGCTCAACGACCGCTACCTGCTCGCCTTCGAGCAGGCCCGCGTCCGGACCGCCCCACCGCTGGTCGCCCTGCACCGCCTCACCGAGATCGTCTTCGAACTCAAACTCAGCCACCGCTTCACCGTCGCCCTCGCCACGGGACTGAGCCCCGAGGTCGAAACCGAACTCGACCAGCTCTTCACCCGCCTGCACGACAGCGGGGCCATCACCGCCCCCGGCACCCTCTGGCGCCGCCGCATCTACCTGTCACTGATCCACGAGGTCGCCGAACTCCCCGCCGACACCCCGGAACTCACCGACGGAGGCGGCACCCCCGGCGCCCGCAGCGACCTGCTCGTCCGCACGTTCCTCGGCGCCCTCAACGGCTGA
- a CDS encoding TetR/AcrR family transcriptional regulator, whose product MPTGVALRDVRDQLFTAAERILLRDGPSALTSRAVTTEAGCAKGVLHRHFTDFDDFLAALVHDRIAKINHQADTLVRNAGTATVADNVTEALTTLFTSVALEILSLITFRDDLRARLRATQPAGFPLMADATRMIAAYLTAERDQGRLAGESDTDLLALMLIGTTHMLFAGRHGTPPDPHEVHRVVTATLGNTTPGMTPSPP is encoded by the coding sequence GTGCCGACCGGCGTAGCCCTCCGCGACGTCCGCGACCAACTCTTCACCGCCGCCGAACGCATCCTGCTCCGCGACGGCCCCAGCGCCCTGACCAGCCGAGCCGTCACCACCGAGGCCGGCTGCGCCAAAGGCGTCCTGCACCGCCACTTCACCGACTTCGACGACTTCCTCGCCGCCCTCGTCCACGACAGAATCGCCAAGATCAACCACCAGGCCGACACCCTCGTCCGGAACGCCGGAACGGCCACCGTCGCCGACAACGTCACCGAAGCCCTCACCACCCTGTTCACCTCGGTGGCCCTGGAAATCCTCAGCCTCATCACCTTCCGCGACGACCTCCGCGCCCGCCTCCGCGCCACCCAGCCCGCCGGCTTCCCCCTCATGGCCGACGCCACCCGCATGATCGCCGCCTACCTCACCGCCGAACGCGACCAAGGCCGCCTGGCGGGGGAGTCCGACACCGACCTGCTCGCCCTCATGCTCATCGGCACCACCCACATGCTCTTCGCCGGCCGCCACGGCACACCCCCCGACCCGCACGAGGTCCACCGCGTCGTCACCGCAACCCTGGGCAACACCACACCCGGCATGACACCATCGCCCCCGTGA
- a CDS encoding ATP-binding protein, whose amino-acid sequence MMRHRVVPLLIVTSGLFSVLLAVAVNVATGGVLPGGLQPWAWLAWPLVGLLAMVGVGLALWQQRLSAAASPEAAPPPVALPAELPAAPVVLGRDGELAALESAVGGGAQLLVIAASAGTGKSALGLRFAQVMRDSYPGGQLYAALQGASADPVLPEDVLVRFLRALGRPDDELRGDVVELSARFRSVVADRRVLVLLDDARDAAQVRHLLPGGEHSLAVVTSRRLLSDLLGASVFTLGGLDPGSALELLAVTAGGGRVAADPDGARRVVQLCGGLPLAVRIAGGRLKARAQWTPTALADRLVDEERRLDELRLADRAVRSSFQAVYDELAPGEQVVFRLAGSYPGASVGLGAAAARCDLDEQAVADALERLTDAFLVESPAPDRYRLHDLLRLFAQELAGGEAAECLERHLRWLSTRARPGVWLAEEREDIVAVLHAAVAAGLEAPARRLIGAVHPLVTGGTEHAYRLRLWQAGVAAAGEDEAFRVRALRWVSHSYGMAGQVALELQTAEQALDGAERLGSDVREIALAAWRVGDALRAQDRFTESEAALLRALDLLAGLGAVDDEIEVRLALGTLYNTFWKPELSGPLLARALELLPDGPQPVRGWAVLGLGLAHKLGGDQAKARDLYAEAFVIAQRSGDDFLLGYCLQERGWLAAQQRAFDAARADFTEMLAIFERMRSGTGVGGAHAALGEIADMQGQWEAALAHYDAGAAEFERLGMWVRLGEVLLHRSTVLKMLGRELEAEAARERGEALVGDAPLHRGPGLVRRLNEPTEEQ is encoded by the coding sequence ATGATGCGGCATCGGGTGGTTCCGCTGCTGATCGTCACGTCGGGCCTGTTCTCGGTGCTGCTGGCGGTGGCCGTGAACGTCGCCACCGGAGGAGTGCTGCCGGGCGGGCTGCAGCCGTGGGCGTGGCTGGCCTGGCCGCTCGTCGGTCTGCTGGCGATGGTCGGGGTCGGTCTGGCGCTGTGGCAGCAGCGGCTCTCGGCGGCGGCGTCCCCTGAGGCCGCTCCGCCGCCGGTGGCTCTCCCGGCCGAGCTGCCGGCGGCGCCCGTGGTGCTGGGGCGTGACGGCGAGCTGGCCGCGCTGGAGTCCGCCGTCGGTGGCGGTGCCCAGCTGCTGGTGATCGCGGCGTCCGCGGGTACGGGGAAGTCCGCTCTGGGGTTGCGGTTCGCCCAGGTGATGCGGGACAGCTACCCCGGCGGGCAGCTGTACGCCGCGCTGCAGGGAGCCTCGGCCGACCCGGTGCTCCCGGAGGACGTGCTGGTGCGGTTCCTGCGGGCGCTGGGGCGCCCGGACGACGAGCTGCGCGGGGACGTGGTGGAGCTGTCGGCGCGGTTCCGGTCGGTGGTCGCCGACCGGCGGGTGCTGGTGCTGCTCGACGACGCCCGCGACGCGGCCCAGGTGCGTCACCTGCTGCCCGGCGGGGAGCACAGCCTGGCCGTGGTGACCAGCCGGCGGCTGCTGTCGGACCTGCTGGGCGCCTCGGTGTTCACCCTCGGTGGCCTGGATCCCGGGTCGGCGCTGGAACTGCTGGCCGTGACCGCCGGCGGTGGCCGTGTCGCCGCGGACCCGGACGGAGCGCGGCGGGTCGTGCAGCTGTGCGGCGGGCTGCCCCTGGCGGTCCGCATCGCCGGCGGGCGGTTGAAGGCCCGGGCGCAGTGGACCCCGACGGCGCTGGCCGACCGGCTCGTCGACGAGGAGCGGCGCCTGGACGAGCTGCGGCTGGCGGACCGGGCGGTGCGGTCGAGCTTCCAGGCCGTCTACGACGAGCTGGCGCCGGGCGAGCAGGTCGTGTTCCGGCTGGCCGGGAGCTACCCGGGTGCGTCGGTCGGGCTGGGCGCCGCGGCGGCCCGCTGTGATCTGGACGAGCAGGCGGTCGCGGACGCCCTCGAACGCCTGACGGACGCGTTCCTGGTCGAGTCGCCGGCGCCGGACCGGTACAGGCTGCACGACCTGCTGCGGTTGTTCGCCCAGGAGCTGGCCGGGGGTGAGGCCGCCGAGTGCCTCGAGCGTCACCTGCGGTGGCTGAGCACGCGGGCCCGGCCGGGCGTGTGGCTCGCCGAGGAACGCGAGGACATCGTCGCCGTGCTGCACGCCGCGGTGGCCGCCGGGCTGGAGGCGCCCGCGCGACGGCTCATCGGGGCGGTGCACCCGCTGGTGACCGGGGGCACCGAGCACGCGTACCGGTTGCGGCTGTGGCAGGCCGGGGTCGCGGCGGCCGGCGAGGACGAGGCTTTCCGCGTACGGGCGCTGCGGTGGGTGTCGCACTCCTACGGGATGGCGGGTCAGGTGGCGCTCGAGCTGCAGACGGCCGAGCAGGCCCTCGACGGTGCGGAGCGGCTCGGCTCGGACGTGCGGGAGATCGCGCTGGCGGCGTGGCGGGTCGGGGACGCCCTGCGGGCCCAGGACCGTTTCACGGAGTCCGAGGCGGCGCTGCTGCGGGCCCTGGACCTGCTGGCCGGCCTGGGCGCCGTCGACGACGAGATCGAGGTCCGGCTCGCGCTCGGAACGCTCTACAACACCTTCTGGAAGCCCGAGCTCAGCGGCCCGCTGCTGGCCCGGGCGCTCGAGCTGCTGCCCGACGGCCCGCAGCCGGTCCGCGGCTGGGCGGTCCTCGGTCTCGGCCTGGCCCACAAGCTCGGCGGCGACCAGGCCAAGGCCCGTGACCTGTACGCGGAAGCCTTCGTGATCGCCCAGCGCTCCGGAGACGACTTCCTGCTCGGCTACTGCCTGCAGGAACGCGGCTGGCTCGCCGCGCAGCAACGGGCGTTCGACGCCGCGCGCGCCGACTTCACCGAGATGCTGGCGATCTTCGAACGGATGCGCAGCGGCACCGGGGTCGGCGGCGCCCACGCCGCGCTGGGCGAGATCGCCGACATGCAGGGGCAGTGGGAGGCGGCGCTGGCACACTACGACGCCGGGGCGGCCGAGTTCGAGCGGCTCGGGATGTGGGTGCGCCTCGGCGAGGTGCTCCTGCACCGCTCCACCGTCCTGAAGATGCTGGGCCGCGAGCTCGAGGCCGAGGCCGCCCGGGAACGCGGTGAGGCGCTCGTCGGTGACGCGCCCCTGCACCGGGGGCCGGGACTGGTGCGGCGGCTCAACGAGCCCACGGAGGAGCAGTGA
- a CDS encoding GNAT family N-acetyltransferase: MIRFVELPPAALQALIESDLPAAGAAAGQELSEYILGEKWLWEMRFEQIARDPASAEWIARAVVAEPEQVVIGHAGFHGPPDADGMVEVAYSVAPAYRRRGFAKEMLAALIARAETDPRVRVVRASISPENAASLATIAGFGFVQVGEQWDEEDGLELLFERPA; the protein is encoded by the coding sequence GTGATCCGTTTTGTGGAGTTGCCGCCTGCCGCGTTGCAGGCACTGATCGAGTCCGACCTGCCCGCGGCCGGTGCCGCCGCAGGTCAGGAGCTGTCCGAATACATTCTCGGCGAGAAGTGGCTGTGGGAGATGCGCTTCGAGCAGATCGCCCGGGATCCGGCGAGCGCCGAGTGGATCGCCCGGGCGGTGGTGGCCGAGCCCGAGCAGGTGGTGATCGGGCACGCCGGTTTCCACGGTCCCCCGGACGCCGACGGCATGGTGGAGGTCGCCTACTCGGTCGCTCCGGCGTACCGGAGGCGCGGTTTTGCCAAGGAGATGCTGGCGGCGCTGATCGCGCGGGCCGAGACCGACCCGCGTGTCCGGGTGGTCCGGGCCAGCATCAGCCCGGAGAACGCCGCCTCGCTGGCGACGATCGCCGGCTTCGGGTTCGTGCAGGTCGGTGAGCAGTGGGACGAGGAGGACGGCCTGGAGCTGCTCTTCGAACGCCCGGCTTAA
- a CDS encoding tyrosine-type recombinase/integrase produces the protein MQDEQDIPVKDLIEDFLAARAVQKPSEHTLMAYRRDLTTVLTLIDKEATLKDLSPKILRTAFATFAKDRAPASVYRAWSSWNSFYSFLVIDGITPGNPMPAVGKPKMATPSPKPLRGEDTPEQLLQAVNQTDERQRDPWPERDVAVVALALCAGLRLSELLALTAGALTGRPGERRVEVSGKGGRPRTVPIEPELDAVVERYLDSRQRRFGRVKPADPLLLDRKGEPLKRGGLQYLVESCYRRAGITDRVPRGAQLHALRHTFATRLAEDGANASEIMRLLGHASLTTSQGYIEVTAAQQRAAVRANRTNRALGKL, from the coding sequence ATGCAGGACGAACAAGACATACCGGTCAAGGATCTCATCGAAGACTTCCTCGCAGCAAGAGCCGTCCAGAAACCCTCGGAACACACCCTGATGGCCTACCGCCGAGACCTGACCACAGTCCTCACCCTGATCGACAAAGAAGCCACCCTCAAAGACCTCTCCCCCAAGATCCTCAGGACAGCCTTCGCCACCTTCGCCAAAGACCGTGCCCCGGCCTCCGTCTACCGAGCCTGGTCGAGCTGGAATTCCTTCTACAGCTTCCTGGTCATCGACGGCATCACCCCCGGCAACCCCATGCCCGCAGTAGGCAAGCCCAAAATGGCCACCCCCTCCCCCAAGCCTCTGCGCGGCGAGGACACGCCGGAGCAACTCCTGCAGGCCGTCAACCAGACCGACGAACGCCAACGCGACCCCTGGCCCGAACGCGACGTAGCCGTGGTAGCTCTGGCCCTCTGCGCAGGCCTGAGGCTGTCCGAGCTGCTGGCCCTGACGGCAGGCGCACTGACAGGACGACCAGGCGAACGCCGCGTAGAAGTATCAGGAAAGGGCGGTCGGCCCAGGACGGTTCCGATCGAACCTGAACTGGACGCCGTCGTGGAGCGCTACCTGGACAGCCGTCAACGACGCTTCGGACGGGTCAAGCCTGCCGATCCCCTGCTGCTGGACCGCAAGGGTGAGCCTCTCAAGCGCGGCGGCCTGCAATATCTGGTCGAGTCCTGTTACCGCCGTGCGGGAATCACCGACCGTGTCCCCCGCGGCGCGCAGCTGCACGCCCTGAGGCACACCTTTGCCACCCGGCTCGCCGAGGATGGTGCGAACGCTTCCGAGATCATGCGGCTGCTCGGTCATGCCTCGCTGACCACGTCGCAGGGGTACATCGAGGTGACGGCGGCACAGCAACGCGCGGCGGTGCGGGCGAACCGCACCAACCGCGCGCTGGGGAAGCTTTAG
- a CDS encoding helix-turn-helix transcriptional regulator: MDREYAQPLDVEALARGVHMSSGHLSREFKRAYGETPYAYLMTRRIERAMWLLRGGDLTVTEVCFAVGCSSLGTFSTRFTELVGVPPSTYRAKTRTTTGMPSCVEKQVTRPIRNREARPAAPQLA, from the coding sequence ATGGACCGCGAGTACGCCCAGCCCCTAGACGTCGAAGCCCTAGCCCGCGGCGTCCACATGTCATCCGGCCACCTCAGCCGCGAATTCAAACGCGCCTACGGCGAAACGCCCTACGCGTACCTGATGACCCGCCGCATCGAACGCGCCATGTGGCTGCTGCGCGGGGGAGACCTCACAGTCACCGAAGTCTGCTTCGCCGTCGGCTGCTCGTCGCTGGGCACCTTCAGCACCCGCTTCACCGAACTCGTCGGAGTGCCACCGAGCACGTACCGGGCCAAGACCCGCACAACGACCGGCATGCCGTCGTGCGTCGAAAAACAGGTCACCAGACCGATCAGGAATCGAGAAGCGCGGCCAGCCGCGCCGCAACTAGCGTGA
- a CDS encoding alpha/beta fold hydrolase: protein MTIAHVNGVDLHYQDFGTGDPVVLIHGWPLSSRSWEAQIPALIADGRRVVTYDRRGFGQSEQTWDGYDYDTFAADLDGLLQHLDLRNVTLVGFSMGGGEVARYLGTYGSDRIAKAVFAGAVPPYLYKTDDNPEGALDDATIKAFQQGVTSDRIAFVDVFATNFFTAGKDLKVSDAQVTYAQELAHVASPKGTLDCISAFGLTDFRGDLAKIDVPTLVIHGDSDAIVPLENSGKRTHEAIAGSTLVVIPDGPHGINASHPAEFNEALLAFLNS, encoded by the coding sequence ATGACCATTGCCCACGTCAACGGCGTCGACCTCCACTACCAGGACTTCGGTACGGGCGACCCGGTCGTCCTCATCCACGGCTGGCCCCTGTCGAGCCGCAGCTGGGAAGCCCAGATCCCCGCACTGATCGCCGACGGCCGGCGCGTCGTCACGTACGACCGCCGCGGCTTCGGCCAGAGCGAGCAGACCTGGGACGGCTACGACTACGACACCTTCGCCGCCGACCTCGACGGACTGCTCCAGCACCTCGACCTGCGCAACGTCACCCTCGTCGGGTTCTCGATGGGCGGGGGAGAAGTAGCCCGCTACCTCGGCACCTACGGCAGCGACCGCATCGCCAAGGCAGTCTTCGCCGGCGCCGTCCCGCCGTACCTCTACAAGACCGACGACAACCCCGAGGGCGCCCTCGACGACGCCACGATCAAGGCGTTCCAGCAGGGCGTCACCAGCGACCGCATCGCGTTCGTCGACGTGTTCGCCACCAACTTCTTCACCGCCGGCAAGGACCTCAAGGTCAGCGACGCCCAGGTCACGTACGCCCAGGAACTGGCCCACGTGGCCTCACCCAAGGGAACGCTGGACTGCATCTCCGCGTTCGGGCTCACCGACTTCCGCGGTGACCTCGCCAAGATCGACGTGCCGACGCTCGTCATCCACGGCGACAGCGACGCGATCGTGCCCCTCGAGAACAGCGGCAAGCGCACCCACGAGGCCATCGCCGGCAGCACCCTCGTCGTGATCCCGGACGGGCCGCACGGCATCAACGCCTCCCACCCGGCCGAGTTCAACGAAGCCCTGCTCGCCTTCCTCAACAGCTAA
- a CDS encoding methyltransferase domain-containing protein: MPTLEPHEQRSVAESFGTDAGLYDRTRPRYPDELVDRIVGGRRGLQVLDVGMGTGIVARQLQAAGCVVLGVEPDERMAAFARRTGCVVEVATIEAWEPAGRVFDAVVSGQAWHWVDPVAGAVQAARVLRPGGRLAVFWNAAQPPPELAEAFGDVYRRVLPQSPMTAGVDSKLTAAEMYALMAGKAADGMRAAGGFGAVEQWRFEWEQAYSRDEWLAQVTTQGGQSQVPARVREELLEGLGAAIGDGFTMHYTTVVATAVREVPLVGGFVGAAVRVGDTVRKAPPPDPGFVRGLLTTFAGLGWAGAPRFLGTDEQGREVLSFVEGDVPSGPVSDEALAAVARLVREFHDLTGGVVCHHDLSPGNTVFRDGMPVAFIDWDLAGPGLPVQDLAHVCWQFVPLGPGADVAEAARRVRVVADAYGWVDLPLLVETVLWWQDRCWRGIAAGADDGVPAMVRLRDAGVVESVRAAYAWTLERRAELSR, from the coding sequence ATGCCCACTCTAGAGCCTCATGAGCAGCGGTCGGTGGCGGAGTCGTTCGGGACGGACGCCGGGTTGTACGACCGGACGCGGCCCCGGTATCCCGATGAGCTGGTCGACCGCATCGTCGGCGGGCGTCGGGGCCTTCAGGTGCTCGATGTCGGGATGGGTACGGGCATCGTGGCGCGGCAGTTGCAGGCGGCCGGGTGTGTGGTGCTCGGGGTCGAGCCGGACGAGCGCATGGCAGCGTTTGCGCGGCGTACCGGATGTGTTGTCGAGGTGGCGACGATCGAGGCGTGGGAGCCCGCGGGCCGGGTGTTCGATGCGGTGGTGTCGGGGCAGGCCTGGCACTGGGTCGATCCGGTGGCCGGCGCGGTGCAAGCGGCGCGGGTGTTGCGGCCGGGTGGGCGGCTGGCGGTGTTCTGGAATGCGGCGCAGCCTCCCCCGGAGCTGGCGGAGGCGTTCGGGGACGTCTACCGGCGGGTGCTGCCGCAGTCGCCGATGACGGCGGGTGTCGACTCGAAGCTGACCGCGGCCGAGATGTACGCGCTGATGGCCGGCAAGGCGGCCGACGGGATGCGCGCTGCGGGTGGTTTCGGTGCGGTTGAGCAGTGGCGGTTCGAGTGGGAGCAGGCGTATTCGCGGGACGAGTGGCTGGCTCAGGTGACGACGCAGGGTGGGCAGAGTCAGGTGCCTGCCCGCGTACGGGAGGAGTTGCTGGAGGGTCTGGGCGCGGCGATCGGTGACGGCTTCACGATGCACTACACGACGGTGGTGGCGACTGCCGTCCGCGAGGTGCCGTTGGTGGGTGGGTTTGTCGGCGCTGCCGTGCGGGTGGGTGACACGGTGCGTAAGGCTCCCCCGCCGGATCCGGGTTTTGTCCGGGGTCTGCTGACGACGTTTGCCGGGCTCGGCTGGGCGGGTGCTCCCCGGTTTCTCGGTACGGACGAGCAGGGCCGCGAGGTGTTGAGTTTTGTCGAGGGTGACGTGCCGTCGGGGCCGGTGTCCGATGAGGCGCTGGCTGCGGTGGCGCGGCTCGTGCGGGAGTTTCATGATCTGACCGGTGGTGTGGTCTGTCATCACGACCTCTCCCCCGGGAACACGGTCTTCCGGGACGGGATGCCGGTGGCGTTCATCGACTGGGACCTGGCCGGGCCGGGGTTGCCGGTGCAGGACCTCGCCCACGTGTGCTGGCAGTTCGTGCCGCTGGGGCCGGGTGCGGACGTCGCCGAGGCGGCGCGGCGGGTGCGGGTGGTTGCTGACGCGTACGGGTGGGTGGATCTGCCCTTGCTGGTGGAGACGGTGTTGTGGTGGCAGGACCGGTGCTGGCGCGGGATCGCGGCGGGGGCCGACGATGGTGTGCCGGCGATGGTGCGGTTGCGGGATGCCGGGGTGGTGGAGTCGGTGCGGGCGGCGTACGCGTGGACGCTGGAGCGGCGGGCCGAGCTCAGCCGTTGA
- a CDS encoding SDR family NAD(P)-dependent oxidoreductase: MDLQLAGKRVLVTGASKGIGLAVVQAFQDEGASVVAVSRRSTPGLEKTGAEFFAADLSAPDGPQRMVEAVLAADPRLDVLVNNAGGGTMPEGALGDALDGDNDAWAEVFALNLLAAVRTTRAALPALSRARGAVVNVSSDSARRPIGVPLPYASAKAALNTFSRGLAEKYTEHGVRINVVTPSGTRTDLMESPDGFVAQLAASMNLEHGTLLAALPGQSGMLTGVLIEPSEIARAVVLLSSPTMPSAIGSNWSVDAGALKVA, from the coding sequence ATGGATCTGCAACTCGCCGGTAAGCGTGTCCTGGTGACCGGGGCCAGCAAGGGCATCGGCCTGGCGGTCGTCCAGGCGTTCCAGGACGAGGGCGCCTCCGTCGTGGCGGTGTCCCGGCGCAGCACACCCGGGCTCGAGAAGACCGGGGCCGAGTTCTTCGCCGCCGACCTGTCCGCACCCGACGGCCCGCAGCGGATGGTCGAGGCCGTGCTCGCCGCCGACCCCCGGCTCGACGTGCTGGTCAACAACGCCGGTGGCGGCACGATGCCCGAGGGGGCGCTCGGTGACGCCCTCGACGGCGACAACGACGCCTGGGCCGAGGTCTTCGCGCTCAACCTGCTGGCGGCCGTGCGGACGACCCGGGCCGCGCTGCCGGCGTTGAGCCGGGCCCGCGGCGCGGTGGTCAACGTCAGCTCCGACAGCGCCCGCCGGCCGATCGGGGTGCCGCTGCCCTATGCCAGTGCCAAAGCCGCGCTCAACACGTTCTCCCGCGGCCTGGCCGAGAAGTACACCGAGCACGGGGTCAGGATCAACGTCGTCACCCCTTCCGGTACGCGGACAGACCTGATGGAGAGCCCGGACGGTTTTGTGGCGCAGCTGGCGGCGAGCATGAACCTGGAGCACGGCACGTTGCTGGCGGCACTGCCCGGGCAGAGCGGCATGCTGACCGGCGTTCTGATCGAACCGTCCGAGATCGCGCGGGCCGTGGTGCTGCTGTCCTCCCCCACGATGCCCAGCGCGATCGGCTCGAACTGGTCCGTCGACGCCGGAGCACTCAAGGTCGCCTAG
- a CDS encoding MarR family winged helix-turn-helix transcriptional regulator produces MTELRRLFDDLVGLEIAVWDAVDARLRQDCGLTAGQFMPMRVVAATPGCRVLDVAAQLQITVGAASKVVDRVEAAGHCLRRPNPGDRRSSLIELTPAGEVALAGAEVVFEQELQERLGDVLSPTALARFGGDLAKLRAANR; encoded by the coding sequence GTGACGGAACTCCGGCGGTTGTTCGACGATCTCGTGGGGCTGGAGATCGCGGTCTGGGATGCCGTCGACGCGCGGCTGCGGCAGGACTGCGGGCTGACCGCGGGGCAGTTCATGCCGATGCGGGTGGTGGCGGCGACGCCGGGGTGCCGGGTGCTCGACGTCGCCGCGCAGTTGCAGATCACGGTGGGGGCGGCGAGCAAGGTCGTGGACCGTGTCGAGGCGGCCGGGCACTGCTTGCGGCGGCCCAACCCCGGGGACCGGCGGTCGTCGCTGATCGAGCTGACGCCGGCCGGGGAGGTGGCGCTGGCCGGGGCCGAGGTCGTCTTCGAGCAGGAGTTGCAGGAGCGGCTCGGTGATGTCCTGTCCCCCACGGCGCTGGCCCGCTTCGGCGGCGATCTGGCCAAGCTGCGCGCCGCGAACCGATGA